The following proteins are encoded in a genomic region of Cervus elaphus chromosome 15, mCerEla1.1, whole genome shotgun sequence:
- the SLC25A16 gene encoding graves disease carrier protein isoform X2 yields the protein MAGSMAGMTAVICTYPLDMVRVRLAFQVKGEHTYTGIIHAFKTIYAKEGGFLGFYRGLMPTILGMAPYAGVSFFTFGTLKSVGLSYAPTLLGRPSSDNPNVLVLKTHINLLCGGVAGAIAQTISYPFDVTRRRMQLGTVLPEFEKCLTMRETMKYVYGHHGIRKGLYRGLSLNYIRCVPSQAVAFTTYELMKQFFHLN from the exons GTATGACAGCAGTTATCTGTACTTACCCTCTTGACATGGTTCGAGTACGCCTAGCATTCCAGGTGAAAGGGGAACACACTTATACAGGAATTATTCATGCATTCAAAACGATTTATGCAAAg GAAGGTGGTTTCCTTGGATTTTACAGAGGCTTGATGCCTACTATATTAGGAATGGCTCCATATGCAG gtgtttcattttttacttttggtACCTTAAAGAGTGTTGGGCTTTCCTATGCTCCCACCCTTCTTGGCAGACCTTCATCAGACAATCCTAATGTCTTAGTTTTGAAAACTCACATAAACTTACTTTGTGGTGGTGTTGCTGGAGCAATAGCACAGACAATATC ctaCCCATTTGATGTAACACGTCGGCGAATGCAGTTAGGAACTGTTCTTCCAGAATTTGAAAAGTGCCT TACCATGCGGGAGACTATGAAGTATGTCTATGGACACCATGGAATCCGAAAAGGATTATATCGTGGTTTATCTCTTAATTACATTCGCTGCGTTCCTTCTCAGGCAGTGGCTTTTACAACATATGAACTTATGAAGCAGTTTTTTCACCTCAATTAA